From the Cucumis sativus cultivar 9930 chromosome 5, Cucumber_9930_V3, whole genome shotgun sequence genome, the window GTGGTGACACCCGCTGGTGAGCGTAGGACCAAAGGcggcagcagcagcagcagcaagCACCAAACCTACCCAGTCTTAACCATCTGGTTTGGTTAAGTGAACGTGTGGTTAGGTTGTGATAACCCACGGTGGGTTTAAGACCGTTTGAGGGAATTTTACACAAACGGTCAAATACAACACATAAAGCTTTCTATTCAGCTCATTTTCCCACACCACatacaaactttatatatctttcatatttaattcaCTTCAAATGAATTGCgttaaataagtaaaataaaaaaaagccTAAAACTTAGCCTACTCGTGCTCGTATATAATAATGTCCCTTCCTTTCTAACGATCTTTAATTTCTGTCAACAAAAATACTCCGAACTTCTTTCTTCACCATTCTCTCTTGTGTACCTCTCACTTTCTTTCACTCCAGTGAAATCTGAGCTTTCTTCTTTGGGGTTTTCAAGGCTTTGAGCTTGAGTGCTCATTCCATTCATGGCTGTTTTTGTgttctttgtgttttttcttgCGCTGACTGGTCGATCTTGTAAGTTTCAGTTTCTCCCGGGCTTTTTCTTGAGATTTTCCTTTATGgggtttttgttaattttgggTTTCTCCATTTTCAGATGCGAACTATTGTTTGTGTAGAGATGGGGTTGGCCAATCAGCCCTTCAAAAGGCACTGGACTACGCCTGTGGAGCTGGAGCTGACTGTTCTTCAATCCTCTCCAGTGGCGCTTGTTTTCAGCCCAACACTGTTAAAGATCACTGCAATTACGCTGTCAACAGTTATTTCCAGCGAAAAGGGCAAGTCCAAGGAAGCTGTGACTTCAACGGTGCCGCCACGCCCAGCGTTACCCTCACTGCCTGTAAGATGTTTTCCTCTGTCTTCACTATTGTTTCTTATCCTCTATTTCACTGGATTTATCTTTCTTCattgtgggttttttttttttttttttgcagctGCGCCTTCTGGTTGCGTCTATCCTTCTAGCCCCAGGTACTTTTCTAAGCTTTATGTCGCTGTAgctttcatatttaattagatttgGCTTAATTTCAATGTCGCCATTTTTGACTAACATCAGAGATTTGTCGGTGATGGGTTTGCGTTTCAATGCCGCCGTCTGGGTTTTGATTTTCcattttagaataataaaattaggTGGTGGTGTAATTATTAGATCTAGTGAACTTCAAATGAACTTACTGGCTTGAACCACTCCCTTGTGGTACCGTGAGCTGTCCAtgatgattatatttttttccttgtcAACTCTGGCTTGTTGTCGTCTTGTTCATCAGATCTCTCGATTCCCTTTCCACCTGTTATCGACACGTCGTTTGCTGTTGAACTTAAGTTTAAATCGTGCTtgtattacaattatttatctttcttGTCTCACTGGTGTTTATTTTTGCTTATATTTAAGCAATGCGGGAACATCGCCGACGAACGGTGGTGGAACTACGCCGACGATGACACCAGGGACGCCGTCGACGACGAATCCAGGAATGACACCGACGGTGTTCGGTAACGGAATCAGCCCGAGTGGGAGCGGGAGCGGATTCAACGACGGTAGCGGCGGCGTGGGTTTCAATGAAAATAGGAACTTGCTTTTGGCAGTGGGGCTAAGTCTGTGGCTTTCCGTATTGTTTCTCTGGGGATGATGAAGATGGAGGATCGGATGGTGGATCTcgatgaatggttgagatcTTGCCACATATGTAGGGGGTTACTTTTGACAATTGGATGTGGAAGGAAGAATCTAGAGGCAAACCCCACTagggtttttttcttgttaattttttgttatttctaatGTTAttccattaaagaaaaagaaaaaaaaaatggagaggaTGTTTGATGATTCCTTTTTTGATGAATGGATgaatggaggaagaagaaggaaggagTGGAATCTTTGATGAATGATTTTTTGGGGAGGGGATGGTGTTGTTGTATATTTGCTagagtttatttaatttctaattttgtgtTGTTGTAACATTCTCCTCCATTCACTTTCATTAATCTTTACTTTCCATCCATTTGGAATGATGCatttaataactatttgaatatttattattacaaaattactaGTAGAAAAATGagcttctttttaaaataaattttgctCAATTGCtcaatttatcaattttttaccATTCTCGAGTAACTCAACATTGtagcaaagaaaataaacaatgagtgtaaataa encodes:
- the LOC101212531 gene encoding PLASMODESMATA CALLOSE-BINDING PROTEIN 3; this encodes MAVFVFFVFFLALTGRSYANYCLCRDGVGQSALQKALDYACGAGADCSSILSSGACFQPNTVKDHCNYAVNSYFQRKGQVQGSCDFNGAATPSVTLTASAPSGCVYPSSPSNAGTSPTNGGGTTPTMTPGTPSTTNPGMTPTVFGNGISPSGSGSGFNDGSGGVGFNENRNLLLAVGLSLWLSVLFLWG